The window ACGATACTATAGCAAACTCAGGTCACAATACTAGTTTAGATCGAAATAGCTTAAAAAATGTACGGTTACCACCACTGGAGGTTCCAACTTTTAATGGTTGTTATCAACATTGGTTAGAATTTAGAGATAGTTTTACTAGTATGGTCATAGAAAATTTTGATTTAAATGATGTTGACAAGCTTCACTATTTAAAAAGGGCTTTAATAGGGGATGCCCAGGATGAACTGGAGCAGCTAAAAACTACTAGCAAAAATTTTACTATTGCATGGCAACTTTTATCTGAaacatatgaaaagaaaaaacttattgCACGTGGTCATATTGAAGCTATATATGAATATCCAAAAATAACTCAGGTAAATAGTTTAGAATTAAAGAAATTGTCAGATTgtataaaaagaaatttaaagtcaCTAGGTATGTTAGGTTATCCAGTTGAACATTGGGATGTTCTTTTACTTTGTACCATAGAGAAAAAGCTTGATTATTACACAAATAAGGAATGCCAAGAAAAGGGTCCAGTTAACGAATTTTCTACGATACAGGAATTCTTAGCATTTATAGATCATAAAGTACAACACTTACAAAATTCAGAAGGGGATAAACAAGATATAGAGCAAATatcaaaggaaacaaaaaaaagggtGCAAAAAATTACATTATCAAAGTCATTCATTGCAACGTCCAAACAATGTGCACTTTGTAATTTACCGCACTATTTTTATTCATgtaaaaaatttcataatttatcaGTGTCAGCTAGAAGACAAGAGGTAACAAAATCAAAAGCATGTTGGAACTGTCTAAAGGATGGACACTTAGTACAACATTGTACATGGGGAGGTTGTAAACTTTGTGGAAAACGACACAATACTCTTTTACATATGGATggtaaatttataaacaattctcaTTTACAAACAAATGCAACTCAACTCAACGGATCAAAGGTTAAATCACAAATTTGTGGTTTATCTACCCAGAAAGAAACACACACAGGGAAATGGCATATCTAATCAGGAAAAGGAAGTACATATTCAGGGACAAGGTGCATTCCATAATAATTCAATGGAAGGTACATCTCAATTAAACTTTTTGGGTCAGACATGTTTTTTAGAATCACATTCGGGTGATATAGGTCAGACATGTTTTTTAGAATCACATTCGGGTGATATAGGTCaggattcaattaattttttaaatcattctaAGCAAGGTATATCATACAGattaaaaactgatattttaCTGTCAACGGCCTTAGTATATATGCAAGACAAATATGGAATTTTGCATGAATGTAGGGTTTTATTGGATTCAGGTTCACAGTCAAATTTTATATCACGTTCATTTattgaaaaattacaattacGGGCAGATTAGGTACACATTCCGGTTAAAGGTTTAGGTCAAGGTATAACAAACATTTCTCAGGCATTAAATGGGACACTTTTATCAAAGTTTAGCAATTATCAAACAAATGCATTTTTATTGGTAATTGATAAAATTTCTGACAATTTACCAACTTCGGATTTAAACTTGGATTTTATAAATATTCCTAAAATCATTGTACTTGCAGATGAAACATTTCGGGTTTCAAAACAAATTGATGTATTACTGGGAGCATCAGTTTTTTGGCAATTATTATGTGTGGGTCAGATAAAACTTGGCAAAGATCAACCAATTCTCCAAAAAACTAAGTTGGGATGGGTTATTTCAGGGCCAGTTAGTCAATCAATTAAGGTTAGCAACAATTCAGTGGTATGTAATTTTTCGTCTAATGTTTTGGAAAaccaaattgaaaaattttggttTATAGAAGAATTTGGTGCAAAAAAGGTTATGTCCAAGGAGGACATATATTATCAAGAGTTGTTTAAAGCTAGCACGATTAAAAATGAAAACGgtcattttgttgttaaattaccAACAAGGTCAAACATTTCTGACTTAGGAGATTATTATAGTAATGCCCTAAAAAGATTTcaattattggaaaataaattaaataaaaatttggaaatgaaaattaaataccatgagtTTATGCAGGAATATATCAGGAATATATAGTTGGGTCACATGTCAAAGGTTGAAGATAAAACTGACTTCAATTCAGAAACACCCAACTACTATCTTCCACATCATGGAGTTTTAAAGGAAACGTCTTTAACTACAAAATTAAGGGTAGTGTTTGATGGGTCAGCTAGAACTGACAGTGGTTTGTCATTAAATGATGTTCTAATGGTCGGACCAAAATTACAAGATGATTTAATGTGCATTCTTCTTCGTTTTCGAAAACATAATGTAGTTATAGCTTCAGACATCGAAAAGATGTATCGACAGGTTTTTGTTTGCAAAACTCAGCAAAAACTACAACAAATATTATGGAGGTTTTCGGATGAGCAACCAGTTGAGACATACAAGCTGAAAACGCTAACATATGGGACCGCTCCAGCAGCATTTTTGGCTGTAAGAAGCTTACAACAATTAGCTCATGAGAATCAATTGAACCTGCCTCTAGCTTCCCAGgtgattttaaaggattttcatGTTGATGATTTGCTTACAGGAGGGAGTTCAATTGAAGAAGTAAAATCATTAAAGgatgaattaaataatattttgtgcaCAGCAGGATTTTCACTTAGAAAATGGGTATCAAACAAACCTGAAATTTTTGATGAGGATATTcaaataaaggaagacattgaacaTTATCTTGCAGATGATGTTACAACAAAAACATTAGGGCTTTATTTGAACTCAAAGATAGATTCGCTtcaatataaaatcaatttttctaATTACACAAAGGTTAGCAAAAGAACAGTTCTGTCTTTAGTTTCACAGATATTTGATCCTCTTGGACTAGTAGGGCCAGTTATAATTAAAGCTAAATTAATAATGCAATCACTAtggcaattaaaattaaattgggaTGAGTCTTTACCTTTAGATTTACACACAGCTTGGAACCAGTTTAGGGAATCAATTGCAGATTTGGAGAAAACTCACATTAGCAGGCAAGTTTTGTGTTCTAATCCAATTAATAGACAATTACATTGTTTCAGTGACGCTTCAGAGTCTGCTTATGGCGCAGCACTCTACATTCGGTCACTGGATCAAGGTGGTTCTTGCTTAGTTCATTTATTATGTGCGAAATCAAGGGTAGCACCCTTAAAAACAATATCTTTGCCTAGATTGGAATTGTATGGTGCTTTATTGGCTGCCAAATTGGCATCGGAGGTTATCGCAACAATAGGTGTTAGCTTTGATGAGGTACATTTTTGGTCTGATTCAATGATAACTCTTTATTGGATTTTGGGTGAACCGTCACAATGGAAAACCTTCGTTGGAAATAGGGTGTCGGAAATACAAAGGCTTTTTAATGGATATAGCTGGCATCATGTTGACTCGCATGATAACCCAGCCGACATAATTACGCGCGGATATGAACCAAAGTTATTAAACACTTCAAAATTGTGGTGGAATGGGCCATCATGGTTAGCTTCTCATAAATTGTCTTGGCCTACTAAGGCTTTATCAAATTCACACGTTTCTATCATATCTGACCAGAAGGTAATTCAAACATTTATATCAACTGTGCAATTTGCTGAAACTTGGAACCGATTTTCCAGCTTAGCTAAATTGCAGCGTGTTTTTGCATATATACTTCGGTTTGTCACCAATTGTAAATCATCTAATAATAAAGACAACGGGTCCTTTTACTGTAGATGAAAAAGAAAGAAGTTTTTTATGTTTGGTATATATGGCACAAAATAAAGTATTTCATcagaaaatacaaacaataaaaaaatcaaaaccaataCATAAATCGAGTAAAATCTTATCATTAAATCCTTTTCTTGATGATAAAGGACTATTACGAGTTGGTGGACGTCTTCAAAAGTCAGAATTGTCTTTTGACCAGAAGCATCCAATCATACTCCCGAACGGCCATGTATTAACTAAACTTATAGTGATATCGTATCATCATAAATACTTGCATGCAGGTCCACAAGCATTGCTATCAATAATTCGTTTAAAAATTTGGTTATTATCTGGACGTAGCACGGTTAGGCACATTCTGCATAAATGTGTTACTTGCTTTCGTGTCAAACCTACATTACTTGTACCTCTTATGGGAGATTTACCTAAATCTAGACTTCTGCCTACAAGGCCATTTTATAATTGTGGTGTAGATTATGGGGGTCCCTTTAAATTGAAAACAAGCTATTTACGGAATTGTAAAGTAGTTAAATGCTGTATATCtatttttacatgttttacaACAAGGGCGACACATATTGAACTTGTATATGATTTAAGTACTAATTCATTCTTAAATTCATTTAAACGTTTCATTGCTAGAAGAGGTCTATGTAAAAATATGTATTGTGATAATGGAACTAACTTCGTTGGGGCAAATAATCCTTTGCAGGAGTTATATTCATTTATGAATGATGCAACggtaaaatcaaattttttagattatttttcggaACATCAGATTCATTGGCATTTTATTCCAGCTCACTCACCACATTTTGGTGGAATCTGGGAATCAACTGTAAAATCGGTAAAGTTTCATATACGAAGGGTAAtgtgtaataataaatttacgtATGACGAAATGTATACTTTGTTGACGCAAATTGAGTCTCTCCTAAATTCCCGTCCTTTATTACCTCTGTCGGAAAGTCCAGAAGACCTTGGTGTACTCACCCCTGGACATTTTCTAATTGGAGCACCATTTGTAGCACTGCCACAAGAAGAGCTAACTGAAATAAATCCGAATAAGTTGAAACGGTATCATCACCTGACTCAGATAATTCAGAGTTTTTGGGTACGTTGGTCACGTGAGTACCTCTCTTCACTTCAGCAGCGAACCAAATGGAGAACAGCAGCTGACAACGTGAAAGTTGGATCATTGGTTATTATTCAAGAGGATGGTCTTCCTCCTACTAAATGGGAATTGGGTAGAATATTGCAACTACATGCTGGGACAGATAATGTTGTGCGGGTTGTGACTGTGCGTACTTCTAAAGGTGAATTCAAAAGGCCTTGTGTAAAGTTAGCCGTCCTGCCAATGAATGAACAATAATGGTTATGGTTAACAGGAAGCGTTGTTTGAAAGGCATCACTTAAGCCTTTCAAGGGGGGCGGCATGTTCAGCAGTCAACAGTGCAAGAGCCGTCCCTGCATGGACCACAGGGCGCATGCATCGAACACTAGCGACAACGACACCACGCGTAGCTGTAAAGCAGAAAGAAGACAttcttttttggttttgttaattttaagtttttataaaattattataataaaagtgttaaagtcagaataaatattttttatacaaggaatacagtccacaatacttctgaaggctcagaaataaaaactttattcaaAAGGTTTATGATGTGCGAttggatttttttggtttttgggtTTTGATTTTGTGAGATCTGGCTAAAGTAGTAAATAAGTATTTGCATTAAGGTTTTTGGATGAGGGGAGATAACATTTCCTCGGTGCCTTTATTTACTGATGAACAGGATGATTCTCTCGTGACATTGATTAAAGCTTGTGGACTCTTTTCATCCAACGATTTTCAGTTAAAGATTTAGTGGAAATATTCTCATCGGCATGTGAAGTACATTTTTAATTATAGTAAGTGGTTGTAAACTTTCTGGAATAGAAGGAATTGAAGATAATCTTAAGTGTGTTACTTGTGTGTTATTTGGATTACCTACCCCCAGTTGGTGTAATTGGCTACCAATATCGACTGAAGACTGCAAATATGGCGTTGAAATATTCGCAATTCGGTATAGTTGAATGGGCTTGAGTGGTTAAGGGTATACTGTTAATGTTTGGGTAATTTTTTGCAATATGGCATAATTATAGAGGTCAGATTATCTTAATGTATGAAAATTCTGTATGtggttttttataatttattttattagaatCTGGGATAGTGATATTATGTGGGCTGACAAATATGTCTTCTAAAGCTTAATACGTGGTTCTACTGTAGTAGAGAAGCACTGGTTTTTAAAAACCTTATTAAACGGGACCTAAACTAGGTTTAACCCATCTTTTTTAATTCTAAGATAAGTATATCATGTGGGATTATTGATCAGAATTTGAACACTTATCTGTCTGTAGGCATTATAAGTCTTCTAGCTCGTAAGATTCCTCCTTTAACTTCAAtagaaccatattttcaaataaatacaTCTATAGTAACTTTACTATTGATGTACATATATATTCTGTTATTACCTAAAAAAGAAGACATAAACTATTTGTTGGACTGATTTAAGTACCTAATAGGTTAAAATTGTCTTTAAGACGGTCGTTATTATATCTCTATAAATTATCGTTTGATCTTTAGAAGGAAACTTCGGCTGTGGGACTGCTAAGCAATAATATTTTCTCTTTGAAGTGAAGTTCTGTATAGTGACATCGGACGACATAccaattaattatttttacacACTATATATGTATGTGTAACATTAACAGGCCTTTTGGGctcattgctggatggataatttccattgttttctgttcttagctgtcagcttccaatctccgattcccatctctctgacatctttcATCACTATATATCCATTTCTTCTTTCTTGGTATCCCTCCCTTTTTTTGCCCTGAGTTACTATCcaaccaatatttttgatttgtttattaccttgcattctttctagatgtccaagccattctagtctacgttttttcactacttttgttattgtagggttagcatataACTGGTACACTTttacattagttcgtcttctccattcttcctcTGCCATTTTTTTATCAAACATTCTACAAAGATCTTTCTTTTTCATGCTTCTAATCTGTTCTGTATGTCctgtacgaactccgatttgagccactttcttaatatttttcctgccttgtataattcattaaatattttagt is drawn from Diabrotica undecimpunctata isolate CICGRU chromosome 5, icDiaUnde3, whole genome shotgun sequence and contains these coding sequences:
- the LOC140442346 gene encoding uncharacterized protein, whose product is MVIENFDLNDVDKLHYLKRALIGDAQDELEQLKTTSKNFTIAWQLLSETYEKKKLIARGHIEAIYEYPKITQVNSLELKKLSDCIKRNLKSLGMLGYPVEHWDVLLLCTIEKKLDYYTNKECQEKGPVNEFSTIQEFLAFIDHKVQHLQNSEGDKQDIEQISKETKKRVQKITLSKSFIATSKQCALCNLPHYFYSCKKFHNLSVSARRQEVTKSKACWNCLKDGHLVQHCTWGGCKLCGKRHNTLLHMDGKFINNSHLQTNATQLNGSKVKSQICGLSTQKETHTGKWHI
- the LOC140442347 gene encoding uncharacterized protein, with amino-acid sequence MSKVEDKTDFNSETPNYYLPHHGVLKETSLTTKLRVVFDGSARTDSGLSLNDVLMVGPKLQDDLMCILLRFRKHNVVIASDIEKMYRQVFVCKTQQKLQQILWRFSDEQPVETYKLKTLTYGTAPAAFLAVRSLQQLAHENQLNLPLASQVILKDFHVDDLLTGGSSIEEVKSLKDELNNILCTAGFSLRKWVSNKPEIFDEDIQIKEDIEHYLADDVTTKTLGLYLNSKIDSLQYKINFSNYTKVSKRTVLSLVSQIFDPLGLVGPVIIKAKLIMQSLWQLKLNWDESLPLDLHTAWNQFRESIADLEKTHISRQVLCSNPINRQLHCFSDASESAYGAALYIRSLDQGGSCLVHLLCAKSRVAPLKTISLPRLELYGALLAAKLASEVIATIGVSFDEVHFWSDSMITLYWILGEPSQWKTFVGNRVSEIQRLFNGYSWHHVDSHDNPADIITRGYEPKLLNTSKLWWNGPSWLASHKLSWPTKALSNSHVSIISDQKVIQTFISTVQFAETWNRFSSLAKLQRVFAYILRFVTNCKSSNNKDNGSFYCR